The proteins below come from a single Ailuropoda melanoleuca isolate Jingjing chromosome 1, ASM200744v2, whole genome shotgun sequence genomic window:
- the TMEM229A gene encoding transmembrane protein 229A, translated as MIIILQRTLLLISSSLPGHTNYRLQPGQSSKVLLHSCIRPQQTPPAPRGTRGQSGGRGRRSRARPSPADPRGTRLGGWDREGAPAKAGEVEKGGKRHGEGRGKGRHCSLYASRARGTGGGAEQRRRRGLQQPPRSSLQPQHHRPPPRAAAPVRPRRVSAGAAAPHPGLEGRARWGRGGGTPPAGWPARLPSTPAPAATRLRPGRSSLRASRGRSDADGEGRARRSSAARRPGDPGGRGGEAAANSAEPLSTAEAPADGATLPAWMRLYFYGMHGITLDVLVSSARRFASSPDLRMLGFSSPYRCLLHSLTHFALEKVYLQQQRCPSAFVFNFLLYPSAHVALQTLAGQALLLGLRSGPGGASGGASVPGTLDLALQYVLALYHCHVFLKRFLRLRYRRPPEQQPQHCPGAPPAPLGAGAPMVAGGQRRLPRGARGVGGAPSRGLPGLLRFLFFGMHGFLDEIFFTFFFNLLGQGDGATSGHTSLWSFFMYGSCSFVVEKLYFHLHWSRGWSTWKRMPIYVIFIYVWELSWGLGLRMCGACSWDYSHYPLNFMGLITLMYLPGWIFLSVYQDLLSNVLWRGGEKTSRIEYSSDKDD; from the exons ATGATCATAATCCTCCAGAGGACCCTTCTCCTAATTAGCAGCTCTCTCCCTGGTCACACTAACTACCGGCTCCAACCTGGCCAGTCCAGTAAG GTGCTCCTCCACTCCTGCATCCGCCCCCAGCAAACGCCTCCCGCACCGCGCGGGACCCGGGggcagagtgggggaagggggcggaGAAGCAGGGCCCGGCCTTCTCCAGCTGACCCCCGCGGGACTCGGCTCGGAGGGTGGGACCGGGAGGGGGCCCCTGCGAAGGCGGGAGAGGTCGAGAAAGGCGGAAAGCGGCATGGGGAGGGCCGGGGGAAGGGGCGTCACTGCTCGCTTTACGCTTCAAGAGCCCGCGGCACAGGCGGCGGGGCTGAGCAGCGGAGGAGAAGGGGTTTGCAGCAGCCTCCGCGTTCCTCCTTGCAGCCCCAGcatcaccgcccccccccccgggccgcGGCGCCTGTTAGGCCGCGGAGAGTGAGCGCGGGCGCGGCTGCACCTCACCCAGGACTGGAGGGCAGGGCGCGGTGGGGCCGCGGCGGGGGGACTCCGCCAGCCGGGTGGCCCGCGCGTCTCCCGAGCACACCAGCTCCGGCTGCCACCCGGCTGCGGCCGGGACGGAGCTCCCTGCGCGCCTCCCGGGGGCGCAG CGATGCGGACGGCGAGGGTCGCGCTCGAAGGAGCAGCGCCGCGCGGCGTCCCGGGGACCCCGGCGGGCGGGGAGGCGAGGCTGCCGCCAACAGCGCAGAGCCGCTGTCCACTGCTGAAGCGCCGGCGGACGGCGCTACGCTGCCCGCCTGGATGCGCCTCTACTTCTACGGGATGCACGGGATCACCCTGGACGTGCTCGTGTCCTCGGCTCGGCGCTTTGCTAGCAGCCCGGACCTCCGGATGCTGGGCTTCTCCTCGCCCTACCGCTGCCTACTGCATTCGCTCACCCACTTCGCCCTGGAGAAGGTCTACCTGCAGCAGCAGCGCTGCCCCAGCGCCTTCGTCTTCAATTTTCTCCTCTACCCCTCGGCCCACGTGGCGCTGCAGACCCTGGCCGGCCAGGCGCTGCTGCTCGGCCTGCGCAGCGGGCCGGGGGGCGCGTCGGGGGGCGCGTCGGTGCCGGGGACACTGGACCTAGCACTGCAGTATGTGCTGGCGCTCTACCACTGCCATGTGTTCCTGAAGCGCTTCTTGCGCTTGCGATACCGGCGGCCTCCAGAGCAGCAGCCGCAGCATTGCCCCGGCGCGCCCCCCGCCCCTCTGGGAGCCGGGGCCCCTATGGTTGCAGGAGGCCAGCGGCGACTACCCCGGGGCGCCAGGGGCGTCGGGGGAGCCCCCAGTCGGGGGCTGCCAGGCCTGCTCcgctttcttttctttggaatgCACGGCTTTTTGGATGAGatcttcttcactttcttctttaatttactggggcagggagatggggcaACCAGCGGCCACACGTCACTCTGGTCCTTCTTTATGTACGGCAGCTGCAGTTTCGTGGTGGAAAAGCTCTACTTCCACCTCCACTGGAGTCGTGGCTGGAGCACTTGGAAGCGGATGCCCATCTACGTGATCTTCATCTATGTATGGGAGTTGTCCTGGGGTCTGGGACTCCGCATGTGCGGCGCTTGTTCCTGGGACTATTCTCACTATCCGCTCAATTTCATGGGCCTCATCACCCTGATGTATTTACCTGGTTGGATATTCCTTAGTGTGTACCAGGACCTACTTTCCAACGTgttgtggcggggggggg aaaagacAAGTAGAATTGAGTATAGCTCAGACAAGGATGACTAA